The Gemmatimonadetes bacterium SCN 70-22 region GACCGCGCCCGCAGCACCGAGGAGAGCACGCGCGCCATCTTCGACGGCCTCACCTGGCTGGGGCTCGACTGGGACGAGGAGGTCGTCTTCCAGGGCGCCAACGTGGCGCGGCACCAGCGCGATGCGCACCGCCTCCTGGACTCGGGGGCAGCCTACCGCGACTTCACGACCGCCGAGGCGCTCGACCGGATGCGCGCGGAGGCCGAGTCGCGTGGCGTGCCCTTCCGCTTCGACCGGCGCCTGGCGGAGCTGCCGCCGGACGAGGTCGCGGCACGGCTGGAACGCGGCGATCCGTACACCATCCGCTTTCGCGTCCCCGAGGGCGTGACGGGGTGGGACGACCTCGTGCACGGCCCCATCGAGTTCCCCAACAAGGACCTCGATGACTTCATCATCCTGCGCTCCGACGGAACGCCGATCTACAACCTCGCCGTCGTCTCCGACGACATCGCGATGGCGATCACCCTCGTCATGCGCGGAGACGATCACATCTCCAACACGCCCAAGCAGATCCTCCTGTATCAGGCGTTAGGCGCCTCCCTCCCCACGTTCGCCCACCTGCCCATGATCCTCGGGGGCGACGGGAAGAAGCTCTCCAAGCGCCACGGCGCCACCGCGGTGGGCGACTACGGGGCGCTCGGCATACTCCCCGACGCGATGTGCAACTTCCTCGCCCTGCTCGGCTGGTCGCCGGGTGGCGACCGCGAGGTGATGACGCGCGCCGAACTCATCGAGGCCTTCTCCGCCGAGGGGCTCCTCAAGAAGGCGGCGGTCTTCGACACCAGGAAGCTCGAGTGGATGAACGGGCAGCACCTGGCCCAGGCGCCCATCGAGGCGCTGGATGCCTACCTGCGCCCCTTCCTCGTGCAGGAGGGGCTCACCACCGGCGAGGAGCTCGAGGCGCGGCGCGACTGGTGGCGGCGCCTCCTCGAGCTCCTGCGTGTGCGCGCCCGCACGGTCACCGAGCTGGTGGAGCAGTGCCGCCCGTACTTCCTCGACGCCGTCGCCTACCAGCCGGAGGCGGTCGCCAAACAGTGGAAGGATCGCCTGGCGACGGCCGAGCTGCTGCAGGCCGTGCATGACCGGCTCGCGGCCGCGCCGTGGGAGGCGCAGGCGATGGAGGAGTCGCTGCGCGCGTTAGGCGAGGCGCGGGGCGTGGGCGCGGGAAAGATCTTCCAGCCCATGCGCGTCGCCCTCACCGGCGTCGCCGCCACCCCGGGGATCTTCGACGTCCTCCTCGCCATCGGGCGCGACCGCTCGCTTGCACGGCTCGACGCCGCCGTGGCGCACCTCACCGCCCCCGCGGGATGAACGATCCCCTGACCCCGCTCGAGCGGCGCGTCTACCACTACCTCCTGGACTTCCTGGCCGAGAACACCTACCAGCCCAGCGTCCGGGAGATCGGGCGGCGCTTTCGCATCAAGTCGACCAAGACGGTGGCGGAGGTGCTCCAGTCGCTGGCCGACAAGGGGTTCATCGAGCGCGAGGGGGCACGCTCGCGCGGGGTGCGCATCGTGGGCTGGTCGTCGATGGGGCAGGTGCAACCCGTCCCGCTCTACGCCCGCGTGAACCCGGTGGAACCGTACCTCACGGAGGAGAACCGCGAGCGCTGGGTGGCGATGGACCGCTCGTTCGTCCCCACCGACGACGCGTTCTTTCTCCGCCACGGCGGCGAGGCCATGATGGCCCGCGGCGTGCACGACGGCGACTGGCTGCTGGTGAGCCCCTCCACCCGCGCCCGCGAGGGCGACCTGGTGGCGGCGCGCGTCGGCGCGCACGTCCTGGTGCGCATCGTGGCGCGACAGGGGGCCGTGCTGTCGCTCGCCGCCACCAACGGGGAACCGCGCGAGATCTTCCTCGGCCCCAGCGACGACTTCTCCGTCCTGGGCGTCGTCTCCGCCGTCTTCCGCACCTGGCACGACGAGCCCGAGGTGGAGGGGGCCGACGGGTAGGGCACCGCCGCCCTAGCGCCCGGAGATCGTCTTGCTCTCCGTCTTCTTCCGCGCCTCGGCTTCCCTGCGCTCCTTGTCCTTGCGATCGCGGATCTTCTTCACGGCCTGGCGGAACTCCTCCTCGTTCATCGCCGCCTGCGCGCCGCGCATGATGTCCGCGCGCATGGCCGCCAGGCGCGCCTGCCGGTCGTTCTCGATCGGGTTCCCCTGCATCCGGTTCATCGGGAGGAGCCCGAGCAGCGCCGTCGGGATCGAGAACTTCCCGAGGCGGATGTACTGCTGGTCGATCCCGTACTTCTCCCCCCCCTTGGTCTCGTACGTCCAGTCGCCACGCTCGTACTTGTTAGGCGAGTGGGTATTGGCCAGCACCGAATCGCGGTAGCGCATGATGCTCGTGACCACCGCCGAGTCGAGCCGCTCCTCGTCGGTCTTGGGGGCGTAGACCAGCGCCGGCGCCCCGGGCCAGAGGCGCGGGTCCACATAGCCGGGCTGCAGCCCCTTCACCGCCCCACGCCCGCTCGCGAGCGGCCCCCCGGCCGGGGTCCCCGCGTTGACGTCGAAGCCTGCCGCCGCCGGCGGTGGGATGCTCGCCGGCACCTCCTTGGGCGCCGCCAAGGGAAGCGCCGGGACCCCGGGGGCTCCGGCGCCACTCCCCATGGTCGCGCCCGCGCGCGGGGCTCCGCCGACGGGAGCCGGAGCCGCCACCGCGCTGGGTACCTCCGTCGCGGGCGTGGTGCGGGGGGGGGTGACGGTCAGGAAGCGGAGCCGTTCACGCGGCGGCTCCACGATGAACTCGCGCACGAAGATGCGCTGGATCGCCCCGGTCGAATGCAGCGCCTCGATCAGGGCCATCACCAGGACGACGTGCACCACCACCGAGACCAGGGCGGCACGCGCCGAACGCCCGGCGCCCGCGCCGGGCTCGCTTCGGTTGTGCCGCTTGTCGAGTGTCAGCATCGTCGGGTGAGGATCGAGGGGCGTGCGAGCGACGCACCTGCGTGGGCGTCTCTCCTTGGTAACCCTGCCGGGTCAACGGGTTTCCGGCGACAAGTGTTGCCGCCCGGGCCGGGAGGTCAGGCGACCGGGTTCCTGACGGAGCTGACCCCCAGGATCTCCACTTCCACGACATCGCCAGGCGCGAGCGGGCCGACCCCCGCCGGCGTCCCGGTGGCCACGAGGTCGCCGGGCTCCAGCGTCATCACCTGCGAGACGTACGACACGAGGAACGGGACGGAGAACACCATGTCCGAGCCCCGCGCCCGTTGCCGTTCGACCCCGTTCACCCGGGTGACGAGCTCCAGCGCCCCGAAGTCGAACGTCCCGAGCCTGGGCGTTCCCACGGCGCAGAAGGTGTCGTACCCCTTGGCCCGCGTCCACTGCGAGTCCTTGCGTTGCAGGTCGCGGGCCGTGACGTCGTTGAGCGCGACGACGCCAGCAATCGCCTCGAGCGCCTTCGCCTCCGAGGCGTTCCGGAGCGCCTTGCCGATGACCACCGCGATCTCTCCCTCGAACTCGACGCGCTCGGACTGCGGGGGGAGGACGATCGCCTCACCATCGCCGATGAGCGACGACGGTGGCTTCAGGAAGAACAGCGGCTCGGTCGGGACGTCGTTGCCGAGCTCCCGGGCATGCTCGGCGTAGTTGCGGCCGATGCAGACGATCTTGGACGGACGGGACATTTCTCTGAGAAGACGAGAAGACGAGAAGACGAGAAGGCGAGAAGGCGAGAAGGCGAGAAGCGGGCGTTGCCTCTCAAAACTACCGTCCGGTCACCGGTGTCGCTTGGCTGAACGCGCCCCGCCGACGCTCGTCGCGCGCGCGTGGGCGGAGGGGACGGGGCGGTAGAAGCGGGCGATCTCGCGGGCTACCTCCGACCACGGGGCGATGACCCGGCGAGCCGGGGGGAGCCCCTCCACGAGCTCGCGGCCGAAGGCCTTGGACGCGGCGCGCGGGTCCATCAGTACCACGACGCCCTGGTCGCTGGCCGAGCGGATCAGGCGGCCGAACCCCTGCTTGAGGCGCAGTGCCGCATGAGGGATCATGTACTCGCGAAACGGGTCGCCCCCTCGCGCCTCGATGGCCTCGCAGTGGGCCGCGGTGAGCGGCTCGGTCGGGACCTTGAATGGGAGCTTGCTCAGGACCAGGGCGCGCAGCGCTTCGCCCGGTACGTCGACCCCTTCCCAGAACGACGCGGTCCCGACAAGGATCGCATCGCCGGCGTCGCGGAACCGGCGGAGGAGCGAATCGCGCGCATCTTCGCCATGGACCATCAGGGGGAATCGCTGGTCCAGGGCTCGTTCGCGCAGCACGAGCGCGGCCTCGCGCACGTCGCGGTGTGAGGTGAAGAGAGCGAAGACGCCTCCCCCTGCCGCCCCGGCCGTGACCGCGATCGCCTCGACCACGGCCTCGAAGTGCCCGCGCGGATCCACGTTGGGGGGCGCCGTGTCGGTGGGGATGGCCAGCATGGCCTGTGTGGCGTAGTCGAACGGGGACGGGAACACCTGCACCTCGGGCTCCACTTCGCTCTCGGTGAGCCCGAGGCGGGTCCGGATGAAGTCGAACTTCCCGTCGGTCGAGAGCGTGGCGCTGGTGACGATCGCGGTTTCCAGGCGGGCGAAGAGGTCTTCGCGGAGAATCGGGGCGAGGTCGAGGGGGACGCTGGTGACGGCGAGGTTGCGCTCCTTGCCGCGCACCTCGAGCCAGCGCACCGTCTCTCCCCGTCCCGATGGGGTGAGCCCCTGGCGCAGCGCCTCGCCGGCGTTCTCCAGGCGTCGCGTCACGCCGCGCAATTCGCCCAGGAGGGGAGCGTGCGCCTCCAGCGCCTGCTCGTCGGTCTCCAGCCGCTCGCGCACCAGGCGCAGGTTTTCGCCCAGGAGGGCGAGCTCGCGCAGCAGGTCCTCGAGTGCCACGCGGAGCCCTGCGCGCCATACCGGGTGCTCGGCGAACTGGTCGGTGAGTCGATATACCGGCGTGCGCGCCTCCTGCGTCACCCCGTCGAGCAGGTCGAAGACCGCCCCGCCCTTCTCACGGGCGGCGACGGCCGACGGAAAGAGGCGCGCGTGCACGAGGTCGAGCGAGGCCACGCTGAGCAGGTCCTTCCGCGCGCCCAGGCGCGCCGCGAGGGTGGGGAGGAGCCCCTTGCCGCGGCGCTCCAGGCGTCCAAAGAGGCGCTGCAGCCCGCGGCGCGTGGCGGTGGCCCCGAGGTGGCTGGCCGCGGCATCCTCGAGGTGGTGTCCCTCGTCCACGACCAGCCGCGAGTACGGGGGGAGGACCGCGGCGTCGTCCCATTTCTGCGAGGCGCGCCGGACGGCGAGATCCGCCAGGAGCAAGTGGTGGTTGACGACGATCACGTCGGCCTGCGCCGCCTGCCGGCGGGCGGCGAAGAGGAAGCAGCGGTCGAAGTGCGGGCATTGCAGCCGCAGGCAGAGGTCGGGCTCGGCCGCCACCTCGTCCCAGACGTCGGGCTTCGGTGGGACGGCCAGGTCGCTCAGGCTCCCGTCCCCCGTCCGCTCGGCCCACTTGGCCAGCGCCTCCAGCTCCGACGCCGCCCCTGCATCGAAGAGCGTCGCGCCGGCGCCTCGCGCCTGGTCCAGCCGGTGCAGGCAGAGGTAGTTGTGCCACCCCTTGAGGAGGGCGTAGCGCACCGGCTGGTCGTCGAGGGCCCGGGCGAGGAACGGGAGGTCCTTGCCGACCAGCTGTTCCTGGAGGTTGATCGTGTTGGTGGAGATGACGGTACGCTCGCCGTTCTGCGCCGCCCAGCGCAGCGCCGGGACCAGGTAGCCTAACGACTTGCCGACCCCCGTCCCCGCCTCGAGCACGCCGATCCCGCCCCCGTTGTAGAGCCGGGCGATGGTGCGGGCGAAGCCGCGCTGGCTGGCGCGGTCCTCGTAGCGCTGGTGCAGCCGCGCCACCGCGCCACCCGCCCCCAGCACCGCCTCGACCGCCTGCAGGTCGAGGGGCGAGCGCCGCCGGGCGCGCGGGACCTCGACCACCACGTAGACCTCGCGGGCATCGTTGTCGACGATGGCGAAGCCCACTCCGGCGTCGTGCATGCGCGCCGCGATGTCGAGGTCAGGGCCGGACGGCGCGAGGTTCCCGGACGGGTGGTTGTGCAGGAGGAGCTCGCCGCGCTGCGCGAATCCGGGGAGCGCGAGGACGGAGGTGACGTCGCCCCGCGCCACGACCCGCGCCGACGCGATGACGTCGCGCTCGTCCACCGTGCAGACGAAGCACACCTCGCGTCCCCCCGCCAGCCGGATGGCCGCCCGCACGGCGGCGGCGGCGTTAGGCGAAATCCTCCCTTCGGGTCTCTCCGGCGGCATGCCGGAATGTAGCGGGGGCGCCGAACGCCGGGGGGTGACCCGGCGCGAACGGTGTCCCTGTCGCGGCGTCGCGATCCCGTCCCCCGCCTCCGGGTCCCCGGCTACGTCTTCAGCGGCTTCTTCTTCGCCGCCGGAAACAGCACGTTGTTGAGGATCAGCCGGTAGCCCGGCGACGTCGGGTGCAGCGAGAGGTCCGTGGGGGCGGCCCCGATGTTGTGTTGCGGATCTTCCGGGTCGTGGCCGCCGAGATAGGTCCACGACCCCTTGCCGTAATCGCCGTGGATGTACTTGGCCCACGGCGCCCCCTCTTCCTGCGCCAGGACGGTCACGCCCTGCTTGATGGTCGCCTTGTTGAAGGACGTCGTGACGCCATAGAAGTCCTGGATGACGGTACGATGGTCCTGCACCAGCATCGACGAGACCGGGTCGAACTTGGCCGAGAACTGGAAGAGCGTGAACTGCCCCAGCGGCTGCCGTCGCCCGGGGACGTTGACCTGGTGCCCGTCGATGTCGCTCATCGAGTTGACGAAGGGCGAGGGTTCGAGGTGCACGTCCTTGAAGGCGAAGGAGCGATCCCAGTCCATCTTGCTGTCGGCCGCCTCGTCCACCGGTGTCCCGTCGGCGAAGCTCCCGGCGATGT contains the following coding sequences:
- a CDS encoding glutamate--tRNA ligase, with translation MTTPPRLRFAPSPTGYLHVGGARTALFNWLYARKTGGKFLLRIEDTDRARSTEESTRAIFDGLTWLGLDWDEEVVFQGANVARHQRDAHRLLDSGAAYRDFTTAEALDRMRAEAESRGVPFRFDRRLAELPPDEVAARLERGDPYTIRFRVPEGVTGWDDLVHGPIEFPNKDLDDFIILRSDGTPIYNLAVVSDDIAMAITLVMRGDDHISNTPKQILLYQALGASLPTFAHLPMILGGDGKKLSKRHGATAVGDYGALGILPDAMCNFLALLGWSPGGDREVMTRAELIEAFSAEGLLKKAAVFDTRKLEWMNGQHLAQAPIEALDAYLRPFLVQEGLTTGEELEARRDWWRRLLELLRVRARTVTELVEQCRPYFLDAVAYQPEAVAKQWKDRLATAELLQAVHDRLAAAPWEAQAMEESLRALGEARGVGAGKIFQPMRVALTGVAATPGIFDVLLAIGRDRSLARLDAAVAHLTAPAG
- a CDS encoding repressor LexA, which encodes MNDPLTPLERRVYHYLLDFLAENTYQPSVREIGRRFRIKSTKTVAEVLQSLADKGFIEREGARSRGVRIVGWSSMGQVQPVPLYARVNPVEPYLTEENRERWVAMDRSFVPTDDAFFLRHGGEAMMARGVHDGDWLLVSPSTRAREGDLVAARVGAHVLVRIVARQGAVLSLAATNGEPREIFLGPSDDFSVLGVVSAVFRTWHDEPEVEGADG